Proteins encoded in a region of the Streptomyces sp. NBC_00513 genome:
- a CDS encoding MupA/Atu3671 family FMN-dependent luciferase-like monooxygenase yields the protein MTGTAADRAAALSRQLTAQLAAARDRLTPPPPSPEPTPPTPPPPPPPEPPSSHGPRVVLPEGSGMVGDGADRAQRAHAAELGRRLVARTRTSKELAQSRRAVLADSRAVVGFRRSTKETLYPLVARSARGARLTDVDGNQYTDITMGFGALLFGHEPEFVTAAVREHLDDGLRFGPRPVEAGEVAQLLADLTGLERVAFANSGTEANSAALRLARAATGRDRVVMFRGSYHGHIDSVLGRPGPDAARAVPVARGIPDSAVAELLVLEYGSQEALETIDALGDTIAAVIVEPVQCRNPALRPVAFLRTLRELTRRRGIVLLFDEMLTGLRPHPRGAQHHFGVVPDLATYGKALGSGFPIGAIAGRADILDGVDGGFWRYGDDSRPEVETTFFGGTYMQHPLSMAAAKAVLTHLTAEGPALQERLNARTDALADDLNGFFRDEEFPLELAHFGSMFRFTHRADMELLYQHLLTRGVYVWEWRSFYLSTAHTDGDVERVSDAVKDSLRALRAGGFFPTTRPALRSRPTARPARPRPAPDFGMYFFGDYPDADDGPAGDAGGHAPRPADAYARIIETARFADERGFSSLWVPERHFHSFGGLFPNPAVLASALARETDRIRLNAGSVVLPLHDPVRVAEEWSVVDNLSGGRVGIGCATGWHAQDFALHPDRFARRKEIGFAHLDDVRTLWRGGTLRRTTGSGAEVGIRVHPRPVQAEPPMFLATSGRRDSYEEAAERDLGIVTNLMNQTIAELAENVRHYRKAREQHGLDPDAGRVTVLLHTYLGEDHATARAQALEPMSRYLRSSLQMRSAAGALTSNPQDVAGASDEDLDYLFRRAYDRYCDERALIGTPETCVPVVEALRRAGVDEIASLVDFGMPADLMRSGLERLDALRARFHDPGEVAVEAEADPVEGSVDVSAPATDAQRRIWLASQLIGDPAAYNEIQAVRLSGALDTAALGEAVAGLVERHAALRTVFRTGTGDETVRQVVRADADVALRSSDLRDHADADAAVAAVLTRESTRPYDLAEGPLFTPRLLALADDEHVLVLGMHHIVTDGHSAALLAADLEELYTAAVEGRAARFTAPAGTTVGAPEPDRDPADLRWWQDRLTPPPAALALPTDRPRERRVAGRGAAAEIRLDAARTSALQEWSGQRGVTLFATLLTGWQLVLRERSGQDEFVVGSTFGRRTPETADTVGFHVSVLPLRVSLTDTTPLTDAVRATRDALFDADAHQHVDLDALMTAVNPDRGHPRPLITVSADLDTAPLTRIRLPGLRAREVPGGTESAPLEMALMAIRGGSGLRLRLRYDADLFDAATARAHLDDLDRILAAMAGGDAERVRDTAAGPAVVVSADQVPQELRTIWKAVLKVEEVPDDGDFFDLGGNSISAIRLINRVRETLDVDFAMADFFADANLGAMARRLAGGQDPTGGQDRDAAQDPVIAQDPPPVRPVKVPAPREGEVVERAPVSDQQERMIAGHLSVPQPQVWNMPTRIRFRGALKPDALRAALTELVARHQALRLRFARDPDTARDPGTGRAPAPDPGTVQDPGTAEDPRTAEDPRTAQDPRTGREWCQEVLAARPVRLPIEDLTRLAPAKRTARADRVCRRLADTPIDITRSTLAPPKLLRLAEDEWLLMFVLHHIAADGWAHSMLVSELAELYTAAAEGRAHTLAAPASQPTDYARHQRATRDPATEARRAAYCAAYLEGVPTRSDIPTDRPRPEKSSGDGGTIRGVVPGAVRTAVERLATARRVTPFAVSAAALGVHLARLSGVRDILLSVPYANRERVEFESLVAMTSTAVMVRVRVDPDESFADLVGRTGAEAMAVMANVLPTARIMRAMRDAGATEVPDRVPYVLGFQNYPDTDIEIPGLHVEVEDLAPPVSRAELVFGLSPRRDPSLGYRTFLEYSADLWDGRTAEDLLSSYATLLADLSAQPDRRIAALLSTQPTPREAESE from the coding sequence ATGACCGGCACCGCGGCCGACCGGGCCGCCGCGCTCTCCCGGCAGCTCACGGCGCAGCTCGCCGCCGCCAGGGACCGCCTCACGCCGCCGCCGCCATCGCCCGAGCCGACGCCACCGACACCGCCCCCGCCGCCCCCGCCGGAGCCGCCGTCCTCGCACGGCCCGCGCGTCGTGCTGCCCGAGGGTTCCGGGATGGTCGGCGACGGCGCCGACCGCGCCCAGCGCGCCCACGCCGCCGAGCTCGGCCGCCGCCTGGTCGCGCGCACCCGCACGTCGAAGGAGCTGGCCCAGAGCCGACGGGCCGTACTGGCCGACAGCCGGGCCGTCGTCGGCTTCCGCCGCTCCACCAAGGAGACCCTGTACCCGCTGGTGGCCCGTTCGGCGCGCGGCGCACGGCTCACGGACGTGGACGGCAACCAGTACACCGACATCACGATGGGCTTCGGCGCCCTGCTCTTCGGGCACGAGCCGGAGTTCGTCACGGCGGCCGTGCGCGAGCACCTCGACGACGGTCTGCGGTTCGGCCCCCGGCCGGTCGAGGCCGGTGAGGTCGCCCAACTCCTCGCCGACCTCACCGGCCTGGAACGGGTGGCGTTCGCGAATTCCGGCACGGAGGCCAACTCGGCCGCCCTGCGCCTCGCCCGCGCCGCGACCGGACGCGACCGCGTCGTCATGTTCCGCGGCTCCTACCACGGACACATCGACTCGGTACTGGGCCGCCCCGGCCCGGACGCCGCACGCGCCGTGCCCGTCGCCCGGGGCATCCCGGACAGCGCCGTCGCCGAACTCCTCGTCCTCGAATACGGCAGCCAGGAAGCCCTGGAGACCATCGACGCGCTCGGCGACACCATCGCCGCCGTCATCGTCGAACCGGTCCAGTGCCGCAACCCCGCACTGCGCCCCGTCGCGTTCCTGCGCACCCTGCGCGAACTCACCCGGCGGCGCGGCATCGTGCTGCTCTTCGACGAGATGCTCACCGGCCTGCGCCCCCACCCCCGGGGCGCACAGCACCACTTCGGCGTCGTCCCCGACCTCGCCACCTACGGCAAGGCGCTGGGCAGCGGCTTCCCGATCGGGGCGATAGCCGGCCGCGCGGACATCCTGGACGGGGTGGACGGCGGCTTCTGGCGGTACGGCGACGACAGCCGGCCCGAGGTCGAGACCACCTTCTTCGGCGGCACGTACATGCAGCACCCGCTGTCCATGGCGGCGGCCAAGGCGGTCCTCACTCACCTCACCGCCGAGGGCCCCGCCCTCCAGGAGCGGCTCAACGCCAGGACCGACGCCCTCGCCGACGACCTGAACGGCTTCTTCCGGGACGAGGAATTCCCCCTGGAACTGGCCCACTTCGGCTCCATGTTCCGGTTCACCCACCGGGCCGACATGGAACTGCTGTACCAGCACCTCCTGACGCGCGGGGTCTACGTCTGGGAGTGGCGCAGCTTCTACCTGTCCACCGCCCACACCGACGGCGACGTCGAACGGGTCTCCGACGCGGTGAAGGACTCGCTGCGCGCCCTGCGCGCCGGCGGCTTCTTCCCCACCACCCGCCCGGCCCTCCGGTCGCGGCCGACCGCGCGGCCCGCCCGCCCCCGGCCCGCCCCCGACTTCGGGATGTACTTCTTCGGCGACTACCCCGACGCCGACGACGGGCCCGCCGGTGACGCCGGTGGGCACGCGCCGCGGCCCGCCGACGCGTACGCGCGGATCATCGAGACGGCCCGCTTCGCCGACGAGCGCGGCTTCAGCTCGCTGTGGGTTCCCGAACGGCACTTCCACTCCTTCGGCGGCCTCTTCCCCAACCCGGCCGTCCTCGCGTCAGCGCTGGCCCGGGAGACCGACCGCATCCGGTTGAACGCCGGCTCCGTGGTCCTGCCGCTGCACGACCCGGTCCGTGTCGCCGAGGAGTGGTCGGTCGTCGACAACCTGTCCGGCGGGCGGGTCGGGATCGGTTGCGCCACCGGCTGGCACGCCCAGGACTTCGCCCTCCACCCGGACCGCTTCGCGCGCCGCAAGGAGATCGGGTTCGCCCACCTGGACGACGTACGGACCCTGTGGCGCGGCGGAACCCTGCGCCGGACCACGGGGAGCGGCGCGGAGGTCGGGATCCGGGTCCACCCCCGCCCGGTGCAGGCCGAGCCCCCGATGTTCCTGGCCACCTCCGGGCGCCGGGACTCGTACGAGGAGGCGGCGGAACGCGACCTGGGCATCGTCACCAACCTGATGAACCAGACGATCGCCGAGCTGGCGGAGAACGTCCGCCACTACCGCAAGGCGCGTGAGCAGCACGGCCTCGACCCCGACGCGGGCCGCGTGACCGTACTCCTGCACACGTACCTCGGCGAGGACCACGCGACGGCGCGGGCGCAGGCGCTGGAGCCGATGAGCCGCTACCTGCGGTCCTCGCTCCAGATGCGCTCGGCCGCGGGCGCACTGACGAGCAACCCCCAGGACGTGGCCGGCGCGAGCGACGAGGACCTCGACTACCTCTTCCGCCGGGCGTACGACCGGTACTGCGACGAACGCGCCCTGATCGGCACGCCCGAGACCTGCGTCCCGGTGGTCGAAGCACTGCGACGGGCGGGCGTCGACGAGATCGCCTCCCTCGTCGACTTCGGCATGCCGGCCGACCTGATGAGGTCCGGACTGGAACGGCTCGACGCGCTGCGGGCCCGGTTCCACGACCCCGGCGAGGTGGCCGTCGAAGCCGAAGCCGATCCCGTCGAGGGGTCTGTCGACGTGTCCGCGCCCGCGACCGACGCCCAGCGCCGGATCTGGCTCGCGTCCCAGCTCATCGGGGACCCGGCCGCCTACAACGAGATCCAGGCGGTACGGCTGAGCGGCGCCCTGGACACGGCGGCCCTCGGCGAGGCCGTCGCCGGCCTCGTGGAACGGCACGCCGCGCTGCGGACCGTGTTCCGCACGGGCACCGGGGACGAGACGGTCCGACAGGTCGTCCGGGCCGACGCGGACGTCGCGCTGCGGTCGAGCGACCTGCGGGACCACGCCGACGCGGACGCCGCCGTAGCCGCCGTCCTGACGCGGGAGAGCACGCGGCCGTACGACCTGGCCGAGGGACCGCTGTTCACCCCCCGCCTGTTGGCCCTCGCCGACGACGAGCACGTCCTCGTGCTGGGCATGCACCACATCGTCACCGACGGGCACTCCGCCGCCCTGCTCGCCGCCGACCTGGAGGAGTTGTACACGGCCGCCGTCGAGGGCCGCGCCGCCCGCTTCACCGCGCCAGCCGGCACCACGGTGGGCGCACCCGAGCCCGACCGGGACCCGGCCGACCTGCGCTGGTGGCAGGACCGGCTCACGCCGCCGCCGGCCGCGCTCGCCCTGCCCACCGACCGCCCCCGGGAACGCCGGGTGGCCGGGAGGGGCGCGGCCGCCGAGATCCGGCTCGACGCCGCCCGCACCTCCGCGCTCCAGGAATGGAGCGGGCAACGGGGCGTCACGCTCTTCGCCACGCTCCTGACCGGCTGGCAGCTCGTCCTGCGCGAGCGGTCCGGGCAGGACGAGTTCGTCGTCGGCTCCACCTTCGGCCGGCGTACGCCCGAGACCGCCGACACGGTCGGCTTCCACGTCTCCGTGCTGCCCCTGCGGGTGTCCCTGACGGACACGACGCCCCTCACCGACGCCGTGCGCGCCACGCGTGACGCGTTGTTCGACGCGGACGCCCACCAACACGTCGACCTCGACGCGCTGATGACCGCCGTCAACCCCGACCGGGGCCACCCGCGCCCGCTGATCACCGTGTCGGCCGATCTCGACACCGCGCCCCTGACCCGCATCCGCCTGCCCGGACTGCGCGCCCGGGAGGTGCCCGGCGGCACGGAGTCGGCGCCGCTGGAGATGGCCCTGATGGCCATCCGCGGCGGCTCCGGCCTGCGCTTGCGCCTGCGCTACGACGCCGACCTGTTCGACGCGGCGACGGCGCGCGCCCACCTGGACGACCTCGACCGGATCCTCGCCGCGATGGCGGGCGGCGATGCGGAACGGGTTCGGGACACCGCGGCCGGCCCCGCCGTCGTCGTGTCCGCCGACCAGGTTCCGCAGGAGCTGCGGACGATCTGGAAGGCGGTCCTGAAGGTCGAAGAGGTGCCGGACGACGGGGACTTCTTCGACCTGGGCGGCAACTCGATATCGGCGATCCGCCTGATCAACCGGGTGCGCGAGACGCTGGACGTCGACTTCGCCATGGCGGACTTCTTCGCGGACGCCAACCTGGGCGCGATGGCCCGCCGACTGGCGGGCGGGCAGGACCCGACCGGCGGGCAGGACCGGGACGCCGCGCAGGACCCGGTGATCGCGCAGGACCCGCCGCCGGTCCGGCCCGTGAAGGTTCCCGCCCCGCGCGAGGGCGAGGTCGTCGAGCGGGCGCCGGTCAGCGACCAGCAGGAGCGGATGATCGCGGGTCACCTCTCCGTGCCGCAGCCGCAGGTCTGGAACATGCCCACCAGGATCCGCTTCCGGGGCGCCCTGAAACCCGACGCGCTGCGCGCCGCGCTCACCGAACTGGTGGCCCGCCACCAGGCCCTCCGCCTGCGCTTCGCCCGGGACCCGGACACGGCCCGGGACCCCGGCACGGGCCGAGCCCCTGCCCCGGACCCCGGCACCGTCCAGGACCCCGGCACCGCCGAGGACCCCCGCACCGCCGAGGACCCCCGCACCGCCCAGGACCCCCGCACCGGCCGGGAATGGTGCCAGGAGGTGTTGGCCGCCCGGCCCGTCCGCCTCCCGATCGAGGACCTGACCCGGCTGGCGCCCGCGAAGCGGACCGCACGGGCCGACCGGGTGTGCCGCCGGCTGGCGGACACCCCCATCGACATCACCCGTTCGACGCTGGCCCCGCCGAAGCTGCTGCGGCTCGCCGAGGACGAGTGGCTGCTGATGTTCGTCCTGCACCACATCGCCGCCGACGGATGGGCGCACTCGATGCTCGTCTCCGAGCTCGCCGAGCTGTACACGGCCGCCGCCGAGGGCAGGGCGCACACCCTCGCGGCGCCGGCTTCCCAGCCGACGGACTACGCCCGCCACCAGAGGGCGACGAGGGACCCCGCGACCGAGGCCCGACGGGCCGCGTACTGCGCGGCGTACCTCGAAGGCGTGCCGACCCGTTCCGACATCCCCACGGACCGGCCCCGGCCCGAGAAGTCGAGCGGCGACGGCGGCACGATCCGCGGCGTGGTGCCCGGCGCCGTCCGCACGGCCGTCGAGAGGTTGGCGACGGCCCGCAGGGTCACCCCGTTCGCGGTGTCGGCGGCGGCGCTCGGTGTCCACCTGGCCCGGCTCTCCGGCGTGCGGGACATCCTGTTGAGCGTCCCGTACGCCAACCGCGAGCGCGTCGAGTTCGAATCGCTCGTGGCGATGACGTCGACCGCCGTCATGGTCCGTGTCCGCGTCGACCCGGACGAGAGCTTCGCCGACCTGGTGGGCCGGACCGGCGCGGAGGCCATGGCCGTCATGGCCAACGTCCTGCCCACCGCGCGCATCATGCGGGCGATGCGGGACGCCGGGGCCACCGAGGTGCCCGACCGGGTGCCGTACGTCCTCGGGTTCCAGAACTACCCCGACACCGACATCGAGATCCCCGGCCTCCACGTGGAGGTGGAGGACCTCGCACCGCCGGTGAGCCGGGCCGAGCTCGTCTTCGGGCTCTCGCCCCGCCGGGACCCGTCCCTCGGCTACCGCACGTTCCTGGAGTACTCGGCCGACCTGTGGGACGGGCGCACTGCCGAAGACCTCCTTTCTTCCTACGCAACGCTGCTCGCAGACCTGAGCGCCCAACCCGACCGTCGGATCGCGGCCCTGCTCAGCACTCAACCGACGCCCCGAGAGGCGGAATCCGAATGA
- a CDS encoding beta-ketoacyl synthase N-terminal-like domain-containing protein gives MAVIGMALRFPGADTPARYWDDIRSGASHVRPFTDDEFAAAGLPEDLYRAPDFTGASALLPDIDGFDAAFFGMSGREATLTDPQQRLFLECCHHALEDGGHAGTSERVGVYASIGYRLYSLHSYLANQIGRQGASGDSGDSGASGDSGASGDPGVSGDWAEVKQIQVGNYPDFTANRAAFRLGLTGPAVNVATACSSGLVSVHLACQALLAGDADLMVVGSAALHLPQITGHRHVRGSTLSRTGAVRAFDAAADGTVGGNGVAAVLLKPLAKALADGDTVHGVILGSAVTNDGADKAGFAAPGVAGQRDAVLGALANAGVGADTIGYLEAHGTGTYKGDPIEFAALTEAYRRHTDRTGFCALGSTKPAIGHLDSAAGLAGLIKALLVLRHATIPPLVNLTRPNPLLGVDDSPFTLPRQAAPWAADGPRRAGVHSIGMGGTNAHVILEEAPHAPARPPGGPLPALLPLSAQSPRALEDSARALRDTLRRRPDLAPADVLTTLALGRRHLRHRLVVTAPAGRLAEALDAYLGDPARYDGAQSPAARAGAAPARADGVTAHHTGTVEAQAPTAPAFVFSGQGSGRPGMAGALAARFPQAAEVLRECARIHREETGEDHFLARVVAGEGPGRWGTDFAQPAIFALQVAQARLWRHLGVTPSAVAGHSVGEYAALCVAGALTVEDGMRLLCRRGRLMQGTEPGAMLAVFSPLERVRELLDALGRSAHGRLELAVSNGPAQHVVAGRPAVVEAARSWLAERGETSEPLPVDRAFHTALLDPVLDEFRAVADKVELQPVQVEFVSGLDGRTRPIGWLPDADYLVRQARHTADFHAALGTLAPVGVLVELGHGAPLTGLARRAVPDATCVPTWPATPVRREGGDPGADADGPWTAVARLHCAGVSVDWAALLDGCAGRRVPLPLYPFQRRSYWTGPPPHSGPEADRAPTNQGSMEDGMTERDVLRRVLELTARHLGYDLAEVRAGQTFIGLGADSLQLIGMLRQLEAEFGVRIAIRDVLEDAGTPELTARLIASRSSGAFGSSVDGGASGSSGASGSSVGSGTPLFAEPEEPAPLTVLAPAPAPAPVPAPAPVPAPAPVPVLAPAPVVESARPSATEYAHRAEIAELSRQIDLLAETQAAMLVQLSEAMTLLGAERAR, from the coding sequence GTGGCAGTCATCGGGATGGCGCTGAGGTTTCCGGGGGCTGACACACCCGCGCGGTACTGGGACGACATCCGCTCCGGCGCATCGCACGTACGCCCCTTCACCGACGACGAGTTCGCGGCCGCCGGGTTACCCGAAGACCTCTACCGGGCCCCGGACTTCACGGGCGCGAGCGCGCTGCTGCCCGACATCGACGGCTTCGACGCCGCCTTCTTCGGGATGAGCGGCCGCGAGGCCACCCTGACCGACCCCCAGCAGCGGCTGTTCCTGGAGTGCTGCCACCACGCGCTGGAGGACGGCGGTCATGCCGGCACCTCCGAGCGGGTCGGTGTGTACGCGAGCATCGGCTACCGCCTGTACTCCCTGCACAGCTACCTCGCGAATCAGATCGGCCGGCAGGGCGCTTCAGGCGACTCGGGCGACTCGGGTGCTTCAGGCGACTCGGGTGCTTCGGGCGACCCGGGTGTTTCGGGTGACTGGGCCGAGGTCAAGCAGATCCAGGTCGGCAACTACCCCGATTTCACCGCCAACCGCGCCGCCTTCCGGCTCGGACTCACCGGACCCGCCGTCAACGTCGCCACCGCCTGCTCCAGCGGCCTGGTCTCCGTCCACCTGGCCTGCCAGGCGCTGCTCGCCGGCGACGCCGACCTGATGGTGGTGGGCTCCGCCGCGCTGCACCTGCCACAGATCACCGGGCACCGGCACGTACGGGGATCGACGCTCTCCCGCACCGGCGCCGTACGGGCCTTCGACGCGGCGGCCGACGGCACGGTCGGCGGCAACGGGGTGGCCGCCGTCCTGCTCAAGCCCCTGGCGAAGGCGCTCGCCGACGGGGACACCGTGCACGGGGTGATCCTGGGCTCCGCCGTGACCAACGACGGCGCGGACAAGGCCGGCTTCGCGGCCCCCGGCGTCGCGGGCCAGCGGGACGCGGTGCTCGGCGCACTGGCGAACGCCGGCGTCGGGGCCGACACGATCGGCTATCTGGAGGCGCACGGCACCGGCACCTACAAGGGCGACCCGATCGAGTTCGCCGCGCTCACCGAGGCCTACCGGCGGCACACCGACCGCACCGGATTCTGCGCCCTCGGCTCCACCAAACCCGCCATCGGCCACCTGGACAGCGCCGCCGGGCTCGCCGGACTGATCAAGGCCCTCCTCGTCCTGCGGCACGCCACGATCCCCCCGCTGGTGAACCTCACCCGGCCCAACCCCCTGCTGGGCGTCGACGACAGCCCGTTCACGCTGCCCCGGCAGGCCGCACCCTGGGCCGCGGACGGGCCGCGGCGGGCGGGCGTGCACTCCATCGGCATGGGGGGCACCAACGCGCACGTGATCCTCGAAGAGGCCCCGCACGCCCCCGCACGCCCCCCGGGCGGCCCGCTCCCCGCCCTGCTGCCCCTGTCGGCGCAGAGCCCCCGAGCCCTGGAGGACAGCGCCCGGGCGCTGCGCGACACCCTGCGCCGGCGCCCGGACCTCGCCCCCGCCGACGTGCTCACCACCCTGGCCCTCGGCCGGCGCCACCTGCGCCACCGGCTCGTCGTCACCGCGCCCGCCGGGCGCCTGGCCGAGGCCCTGGACGCGTACCTCGGGGACCCGGCGCGGTACGACGGCGCGCAGTCCCCGGCGGCGCGGGCGGGGGCGGCCCCGGCCCGCGCCGACGGGGTCACCGCCCACCACACCGGGACGGTCGAGGCGCAGGCCCCGACCGCGCCCGCCTTCGTCTTCAGCGGCCAGGGCAGCGGCCGGCCCGGGATGGCCGGCGCGCTCGCCGCGCGCTTCCCCCAGGCGGCCGAGGTGCTGAGGGAGTGCGCCCGGATCCACCGGGAGGAGACCGGGGAGGACCACTTCCTCGCCCGGGTCGTCGCCGGTGAGGGACCCGGCCGGTGGGGCACCGACTTCGCCCAACCGGCGATCTTCGCCCTCCAGGTCGCCCAGGCGCGGCTCTGGCGGCACCTGGGCGTGACCCCGTCCGCCGTCGCCGGGCACAGCGTGGGGGAGTACGCGGCCCTGTGCGTCGCGGGCGCCCTCACGGTCGAGGACGGCATGCGGTTGCTGTGCCGGCGCGGCCGGCTCATGCAGGGCACCGAGCCCGGCGCCATGCTGGCCGTGTTCAGCCCCCTGGAACGGGTACGGGAACTCCTCGACGCCCTCGGACGGTCGGCGCACGGCCGCCTCGAACTGGCCGTGTCCAACGGGCCCGCGCAGCACGTCGTCGCGGGCCGGCCGGCCGTTGTGGAGGCGGCCCGCTCCTGGCTCGCCGAACGCGGGGAGACGAGCGAACCGCTGCCCGTGGACCGCGCCTTCCACACCGCGCTGCTCGACCCGGTGCTGGACGAGTTCCGCGCCGTCGCCGACAAAGTCGAACTCCAACCCGTACAGGTGGAGTTCGTCAGCGGGCTCGACGGCCGGACCCGGCCGATCGGGTGGCTCCCCGATGCCGATTACCTGGTCCGTCAGGCCCGGCACACGGCGGACTTCCACGCGGCACTGGGCACCCTCGCGCCCGTCGGAGTCCTCGTCGAGCTCGGACACGGCGCACCCCTGACCGGCCTGGCCCGCCGGGCGGTACCCGACGCCACCTGCGTCCCCACCTGGCCCGCCACGCCCGTCCGGCGCGAGGGCGGCGATCCGGGCGCCGACGCGGACGGCCCGTGGACGGCGGTGGCCCGACTGCACTGCGCCGGCGTCTCCGTCGACTGGGCCGCGCTCCTCGACGGCTGTGCCGGTCGGCGCGTCCCGCTGCCCTTGTACCCCTTCCAGCGCCGGTCGTACTGGACCGGGCCCCCACCGCATTCCGGTCCCGAGGCGGACCGCGCACCCACGAACCAAGGCTCCATGGAGGACGGCATGACCGAACGGGACGTACTCAGGCGCGTACTCGAACTCACCGCGCGCCACCTCGGTTACGACCTCGCCGAGGTCCGTGCCGGGCAGACGTTCATCGGTCTCGGTGCCGACTCGCTGCAACTCATCGGCATGCTCAGGCAGTTGGAGGCCGAGTTCGGGGTGCGGATCGCGATCCGCGACGTGCTGGAGGACGCGGGCACCCCGGAGCTGACGGCCCGCCTGATCGCCTCGCGTTCCTCGGGCGCGTTCGGTTCCTCGGTCGACGGCGGTGCGTCCGGTTCCTCGGGTGCATCCGGTTCCTCGGTCGGCTCGGGCACCCCCCTGTTCGCCGAGCCCGAGGAGCCCGCCCCGCTGACCGTGCTCGCACCGGCACCGGCACCCGCACCCGTACCGGCACCCGCACCCGTACCGGCGCCCGCGCCCGTACCCGTACTGGCACCCGCACCCGTCGTGGAATCCGCGCGTCCCTCGGCCACCGAGTACGCGCACCGCGCGGAGATCGCCGAGCTGAGCCGCCAGATCGACCTGCTGGCCGAGACCCAGGCCGCCATGCTGGTGCAGCTGTCCGAGGCCATGACCCTGCTCGGTGCCGAGCGCGCCCGATGA
- a CDS encoding MFS transporter → MAGYAISSYGTFLNLVALNLYVYAVTNRALAVGAFMTVRFAAGFLTGLVAGPLLARWSAKGAMLWANLLQAAAMLLLVLVPDEYHTASLFTVSAVVGAAGTLFMVAFRSSIPHMVGEGRTTWANSLMVSWRSMAMVAGFASSGVVVSLMGYTAAFLADMGTFLVCALTVALLPMTRDAADATADGAKGKGDPEGAEGTKGKIRSSAALAALGAAPALLLMVALRGVDALGSSSHNAALPVYSTRLDADSPAVFVSVFWCVWAIGNVLAQQVLRRYAKRTERAVGTLGFGLGTIVMSGTFILAFAGFPWAATIVIALLAGAADGVTEVSYTSHLQTLPSDLRTHAFGLSATVENLGFGIGMIVVATALDAFTPLSVVAVAHGAAILVALVFVAQVLWQRNASRKATADSDEGGSGDAGPARGSHRDGAEVSGG, encoded by the coding sequence GTGGCCGGTTACGCGATCTCCTCGTACGGCACCTTCCTCAACCTGGTCGCGCTGAACCTGTACGTGTACGCGGTGACCAACCGGGCTTTGGCCGTGGGCGCGTTCATGACCGTGCGGTTCGCCGCCGGGTTCCTGACCGGCCTGGTCGCCGGACCGCTCCTGGCCCGCTGGTCCGCCAAGGGCGCCATGCTCTGGGCGAACCTGCTCCAGGCGGCGGCGATGCTGCTCCTCGTGCTGGTGCCGGACGAGTACCACACGGCCTCGCTGTTCACCGTCTCCGCCGTGGTCGGCGCCGCGGGCACCCTGTTCATGGTCGCGTTCCGCAGCTCGATCCCGCACATGGTCGGCGAGGGCCGCACCACGTGGGCCAACTCGCTGATGGTCAGTTGGCGTTCCATGGCCATGGTGGCCGGCTTCGCCTCCTCGGGCGTCGTGGTCTCGCTGATGGGCTACACCGCCGCCTTCCTCGCGGACATGGGCACCTTCCTGGTCTGCGCCCTCACCGTCGCCCTGCTGCCGATGACCCGGGACGCGGCCGACGCCACGGCCGACGGCGCGAAGGGCAAGGGCGACCCGGAGGGCGCCGAGGGGACGAAGGGGAAGATCCGGTCCTCCGCCGCGCTCGCCGCGCTGGGAGCGGCCCCCGCCCTGCTGCTGATGGTGGCGTTGCGCGGGGTCGACGCACTGGGATCGTCCTCGCACAACGCCGCCCTGCCCGTGTACTCCACCCGACTCGACGCCGACTCCCCGGCCGTCTTCGTCAGCGTCTTCTGGTGCGTGTGGGCCATCGGCAACGTCCTCGCCCAACAGGTGCTGCGCCGGTACGCGAAGCGCACCGAACGCGCCGTCGGAACGCTTGGCTTCGGACTCGGCACCATCGTCATGTCGGGCACCTTCATCCTGGCGTTCGCCGGGTTCCCGTGGGCCGCGACGATCGTGATCGCCCTGCTCGCCGGGGCGGCCGACGGGGTCACCGAAGTCTCGTACACCTCGCACCTGCAGACCCTCCCCAGCGACCTGCGCACCCACGCCTTCGGGCTCTCCGCGACCGTCGAGAACCTCGGCTTCGGCATCGGGATGATCGTGGTCGCGACCGCGCTGGACGCCTTCACCCCGCTGTCGGTCGTCGCCGTCGCGCACGGCGCCGCCATCCTCGTGGCCCTGGTCTTCGTGGCACAGGTGCTCTGGCAGCGCAACGCGTCGCGGAAGGCGACGGCGGACAGCGACGAGGGAGGGAGCGGCGATGCAGGACCGGCGCGTGGCAGTCATCGGGATGGCGCTGAGGTTTCCGGGGGCTGA